In Thermodesulfobacteriota bacterium, one DNA window encodes the following:
- a CDS encoding class I SAM-dependent methyltransferase has product MHMKEYWISRFKSQGPTMVEGTPSEYETRTKQKVALLSGLIKMHFTKKSLLLDYGCCNGRLAHPLSELVQKVYGVDIVPDAIAMAKAVDNKKADFFLLEEGPLPFRTGFFSGAYAITTLAHVPHDEIGQVAQEIKRVVRKNGIMILYENVSYWIEKPKSHMFFRSVKKYAELFGPCEVIEGVDKPRPDDLMKEEHVVMIFRNLK; this is encoded by the coding sequence ATGCACATGAAAGAGTATTGGATCAGTAGATTCAAGTCACAAGGTCCGACTATGGTTGAGGGGACTCCAAGCGAGTATGAGACCAGAACGAAACAGAAGGTTGCCCTGCTTAGTGGGCTGATCAAGATGCACTTCACAAAGAAGTCGTTGCTGCTTGACTATGGATGTTGTAACGGAAGACTTGCGCATCCGTTGTCGGAGCTGGTGCAAAAGGTGTACGGAGTGGATATCGTGCCGGATGCGATAGCGATGGCGAAAGCTGTGGACAATAAGAAAGCAGATTTTTTTCTACTTGAGGAAGGTCCCCTACCCTTCCGAACAGGGTTCTTCAGTGGTGCGTATGCGATCACTACGCTTGCACATGTCCCACATGATGAAATAGGACAGGTAGCTCAGGAAATAAAGAGGGTTGTGCGGAAAAACGGGATTATGATTCTCTACGAGAATGTCTCGTACTGGATTGAGAAACCAAAGAGCCATATGTTTTTCAGATCTGTTAAAAAGTATGCCGAGCTTTTTGGACCCTGTGAGGTAATCGAAGGGGTTGATAAACCACGACCGGATGACCTCATGAAAGAAGAACACGTAGTAATGATATTCAGGAACTTGAAGTGA